attaaaatgaaaacattcttGATGTcaacaaaagaccaaaaccaacaacgtGTTATTCCGTCTTCTTGTACTTTCTAACTTCCCTACCCTGTCTGTAGCACTCAGGCCTGAGCCCATTGGTTTCACCTGatgtaaatcttttaaaatgggtcataaaatatatatatatatatatatatatatgtatatatatatatatacataaaatatttcattttttaaatatgctcaGCGATTTCCTAAAAACAGATGgccaatttagttttttagcaaGAGTTACTCAAAGAGAAGttaaaagtgcatttgtttgtATCCATTTGTTTGCATAATGTCCTGTTTACCTAATCCGTGTCCTTCATCTGTCCTGACAGGTGATACATACATCCCACTGTATCAGGGCAACGTCATTGATATGCTCAGAGGTGAACTACTTCAGACCAGCTTCTTTTATGCAGTTGGACAGCTGGCACTTGTCTCTCTTGGAAGGTAATGAGAtagaatgtgtgtattttcttgtcCTCTGTGTTTTAGAGAAATGTTATTTGTTTCAGTGACGTGGAAAATAAACTGTCGTTTTAAATGTCTCCATCCaacagcgctctgttctccggCTTTAGAGGAGGCATATTCATGTGCACCCTGACCAGACTGAACAGGAGACTGAAACATCTGCTGTTTCACACCCTCCTGCAGCAGGACATGCACTTCTTTGAGGAGAACAATCCTGGTGAGAACCACATAGTAACAATGTTGGTTATTATTATGTTTCAGGGATGCAGTGATTtagatttaaacaaaaacacctaTGTTTTTAACATGGACATGTGCGAGAGGTGGGAGGGCACAAAATTGTATAAATAGGAATGGATCAGCACTTTGCGGCAGTCCTCCTTGTTTACCCCTGGTGACATCGTGGTTTAACGTCACAACTCTATGAACTGTGGTGTCAGACAAAGTCTGCAGAAATGAGGACACACTGTACATCGGAAAGTGTTCATGAAGGGGTCCAAAGGTCTGCAAGAGAGCCCTCACGGACTTGATGATTTTGACAGTGAAACGACCCAAGGTTCATTGTTAAAAGCACTTAATTAGAAGGCGCTTTGGTTAAAGGTGCAGCtaaattacatgtaatgtaatgtaaccctaAACCCTCACAAACTTAACAGGAATGTGCCTCAAggtctgtgagtgtgtatcttGGGATGGGGGACAATGTCATGTTGAAACAGGAAAGGgacaaacacaaactgtaaaaatgtgtgtgttctctccaTAATATGTAGCGAGCGTTGAAACCGCTCTTGAATGTGGCCTTTTCTCCCTTTGCCCACTCAGGACGTCTGTCCTCCCGCCTGCACTCGGATGTGGACAGGATGGGCCGCACAGTTGCACTGAACGCCAACGTGCTGGTCCGCAGCACAGTCAAAACCGGCCTCATGCTCACGGTGATGCTAGGCCTGTCCTGGGAGCTCACTGTGCTCACCTGCATAGAGATGCCACTTCTGGCCTTCCTGCAGAACAAATACATCACCTTGTCCAAGGTAGGTGTGGGGAGATTGACCCTGGACTACTCTGGATAGGCAACGGGTTGTATAGTGTTTTTGCTTTACTCACCATAATCGCAAGTGTTTTGTTGGTTTGGTTGCTACTTTGTTTGTATTCAGGGACATTTTGAATCTCTTTTCTGAAAGATTTGTAGTCACTGACAATGTAGTTTATTAATTGTATCTAAGCAACAGTGTTCAGGAGGTCGGTAGCTCTGTCTGCTGTTGGTCTCTCTGGCTTATGCAATCCTTCAGTCGGCCTTTAACAAGGaagtattttactgtatatcacagCTGAGGTGAAGCTGGTGCGTTCAGTCACCAGTAAGTGGAGCTCCAATGCAAAATACTGATTTGGTCTGTCATTCCTAGATGGaagtgaatacatttaaaattactAAATTTGATGTTTGCCTATGTGCAGTTTGAAATTAGAAAGCCATTTTCACATTAACCTGCTGAAGGGGAACTTCTGTCTCTTTGATTACCTTAAATCTTTTTCATGAgttcatgaataaaaacatagaCATAGACCTTTAAATGCACTGGAATGTAAGATTTGTGAAACTGTAGTGCAAAATGTGACATCAAAGATAAGAAACTGAGGAAATGATGTGCAGGGCAGGTCAAGAAGAATCAGACCTGAACCTGTAACAATGTCCTGAGTCCTCAGTCTGCTTGGTGGCATTGTCCTTGAGCTGAATCCGTCTTTGTCCAACAGGAGCTGAAAGATCAGATGCAGGACTGCCACGCTCAGAACAAAGACCTGGCCTTCCAGACCTTCAGCGGGATTCACACGGTCCGAAGCTTTAAGGCAGAGAAAGACGAACTGAgaaggtttaaggagtctctgGACCGCATGTGCGCCGTGCAGAGACGTTCAAACATCTACAGCTCAGTCTTCTGCTTAATGCGCAGGGTAAGATGGCAGCGGTGTACATCCAGGGATCATATGAGAGTCAGAGAACATGTACAGCTTTCAGCTCGTTGTATGGAGGCCCATTTCCACCAGAAATATGAAAAGAAGATATGAGAAGTATTATTAGGGATagtcaaagtaaaaatatgtgTGGTCAGTAAACACTATTATGGGAAAAATTAGAATTCTTTTTAGACCTTTTAAGTCAAAAGTTTGAGAAATTGtcaaaaagttctctagtgttgctttaaaaaaagttgaactAAAACTTGAGTAATTCTGTTTCCATGTAGTTGGTGAGTCTGGGGATAAAGATACTGATGCTGGTCCAGGCCCGAGGGCTCATCCTGGCGGGTCACCTTAGCATTGGTAGTCTCGTCTCCTTCTTCTTGTACCAGAAGCCCATGTCAGTCAATTTAAAGGTGAGCTGCGTTACACATATATTTCCCACTGCAGATTAACTTTGAATGtatttgagttaaaataaaatgcctgTTGTTGACGGAgataatgtatttgtgtcacaGGAGCTTCTGTATTGCTGCGGAGACACGATGTCCACCGTCGGAGTCATCTCCAAAGTGTTCAGTTATCTTGACAGAACACCACAGTGCGAGAAGACGGGAGAGTTAGCTCCTGAGAAGCTGGAGGGAAGAgttgttttccaaaatgtcacCTTCACGTATCCCTCAGCTTCTGAAGACAAACCAGCTCTGAAGGTACGTTGTGTCCTACAGCACCGCTGCATTTAGAATGGGGTTGAACATTAATCCAGATAATCATTAACGTGTTCTGGACAGTCGGTTTCTATAGAACTTCGGCCGGGACGGATGACCGCCCTGGTGGGTCCCTCCGGCAGTGGGAAGTCTTCCTGTGTCAGCCTCCTGAAGAGGCTGTATGAACCTCAGGGGGGGCAGATCCTGCTGGACGGAGAACCGCTGCACCATTACAACCACAAATACCTTCACCAAAAGGTACAGGTGCCTCGATGGAAGGAGGCTTTAATCGCTGCAGAAAATACACTTAATTCAGGAATGCTCACTATTTTCCTTACCATGCCTTTTTTTGCTCTTGTAAGAGAGTAAGTTGTATTTACTATGATAGTTTTCCTTATCAGATGGATCGTTTcccaataaaatacaaaaacacattataaaagtaaaaaaaaaaattatcaaaatacattaaaggaAATACATTAAAGTAAACAAAGGTAAGTTGCACCACTTTGTCTACTTGGCAAAAAAGAGCCACAGAAGTGTCAAGAAGGCGTTACTATGGATCCCATgtaacttctaggcaagtcccGTCCTACGAAGCATTTATAGgtatttttgtaatgtattgtcaataaacctcatttataggcaattctacctaatgttgagttagaaaagcagaaatcaagaattattgagactaaagttaaaggaatggatgttgatgataatcacagactggaatttgtcaacttttactcaatactatttcaaaaacacttcaNNNNNNNNNNNNNNNNNNNNNNNNNNNNNNNNNNNNNNNNNNNNNNNNNNNNNNNNNNNNNNNNNNNNNNNNNNNNNNNNNNNNNNNNNNNNNNNNNNNNccatcttagtttagtgtgatagcatgctaacactCTCCACATTCATGGTTCTAGTTTTGATGTTTGGTATGAATCAAAGTATTGTAAATAATAaggattaaaaacaacaaacaggacGTACAGATTGGGAGCTATTGTGCTTGTGAGAAACAACCGGTTTCTCCCCAAACCGCTTTATTTGGGGatacattgattttaaaatcttgAGTTGCAGGTTTagcttttttccactttctaatcacaaaaacatgtaaaacggAATGTATTTGCACCAAACACGCTCCCCACACACATATAGTCCAAAACTGTCAACTAGCACTGCActagtactgtgtgtgtgtgtgtgtgtgtgtgtgtgtgattgtgtgtgtgtgattgtgtgtgtgattgattgtGCGTGTGATTGATTGTgcgtgtgattgtgtgtttttcaacGTCATGTATTTAGATGGCCCTGGTATCCCAGAATCCCGTGCTGTTTTCTGGTTCGCTGAAATACAACATCACGTACGGCCTGAAGGACTGCCCCGTTGAGAAGGTGAAGGAAGCGGCAAAGAAGGCCAACGCTGACGTCTTCATCTCTAAACTGGAGGAGAAATATGACACAGGTACAGAGTGGGCGCAGATACTCAGACGTAGAACATTAAAACCATAGAAGAGTCATAAATTAGATCAGAATACTACAAATTCCCttttccttttagttttttaatgttatcaTATTTAGGGTGAAGTTAACTATCTTAAcaccattgtttttgttgttgttattgtccaTTTTTTGCCACTTAGGTGtgtactttttgttattttaagttttcacAGTTTGATGCAGGAGTGGTCTGCTTATGTTCTGTATTTGTACGACAGTATAAGTGCAACTGACACAGGTTTTTAATTACAGCTGCTTTCTTTTCAGTTTATGCTTgagacattttataaataaggCTTAGCTTACATCAACATTGTAGGACAAGCATGAATTAGATATATAATAATACCAACCAGTGGCTGTAACAGACGCTGATAATACAAGTCTGCCAATAGAAAGAATGAtgcaaaataacaatgaaatgtttcaCAGATAGATTTTGTGTAGCTAAAGCCTGCACTGTGTTCTGTGTAATGGAAACTGTAACAGATGCTGATAGGAAAAGTAGTTAAATGTGAACTTTTACCAGACGATGGTCATGTCAGATGGATGATGGGAGAAAGAGTTTGTTTATAGGTAGCTAATGGAGGTGTTTGGCCGGTGATCACACAAACGGTTCAGAAATGATTGACTGAAGAATTCAGATGGAGATTCCTCTTTTCTCGTATAATCAGAACAATCTATATACACGTGTGTGTCGTCTTTACAGATGTAGGTGAGTGTGGAGGCAAACTTTCAGAGGGACAGAGGCAGAGCATCGCCATCGTCAGGGCTCTGGTTCGAGAGCCGCAGGTCGTCATTCTGGATGAGGCTACCAGCAAACTGGATGTAGAAGTGCAGCACGCCGTAAGTTAAAAAACACGGCCTTAGCCACTGGTGACACCGATCTCAACAGGAGTACACTCTCAGTCATTACACTTTCTCCTTTGCAAACAGTTATTCCTattaacaatggctctgttCCCTTTAAGTGTCCCAGTGAGCCACGACAGTGTGAAAGTGAGCCGGCACGCACAACACCAGCACCCTGGCACTCAAGCTGCTTGTAGAATATCAGCcgtaattcatttttattatttatctagtgcttttcctgctgtgaAATGTCTAAATCTCCAACATAAAGAGGCCTAAGACACCTGATCTGAATGACTGTATGCTGCTGTATGGCTTCCATGAGTGTGGGGGTTATCTTGTCTGTTATAAGACAACTCTAAAGCCTTTAACTGACTGACGTCTAACTTACTTAGAggtcaaacataaaaaacacagtaaaacaacaacatggaactaattaacacattttttaattatctacagatataaaatcaaaaaatgtttgaaatgttttttgaatctgttgttttttttaaatacagaacaGATTTTTTCATCGAGTGTCTGTGATTTAGCTGCAGGAAATCCTTTGTCTTATCAGCTGAGCTAATGTGCTTCTTCAGGACTGCGTGGCGGAGATTTGATCACATTTAACCGTCTGTGTTCTGGCAACAGAAGCAAACAATCCCACAAACTGGTAAACGGCTGAATGATGGCAGGCTCTGATTGTTAGAAGCGGCACAGACACAATCTCTCGTATGAAAGAACCCAGACTGTTGTGTGTTCACGTAGGACTTTGTTGCCTCAGGGCGTTGAACACGAGGGGTAAATGCTGATGTGGGTCTGGTTTGGGTTGTGCTCGGCCCTCAAATGCAATCTGAACAGTTTGGCCACATTCCTAAACACCTCACTCCGCCCTCCTCTTTAGGAGCTAGCTAGCTGCCACAGTTCACAACGGTTTTGACAGTTGATTACTCATTAAATTAGTCTGTCAAGCAGAAATGATGAAACCAAATGCTGTTTTCAGCCTCTCAAGTAACAGGCTTTTCTTAGTTTAACAccattaaatgtaatatttgggGTTTTCTCTAATTGTTTGccagacaaaacacaacattgtgtgtgtgtgagtgtgatatACGCATGTGTAAAttatatatacttttatatCTGCAAACTTATGTCTATACAGAGTAGTCAAATGTTCATGTTTACCTTGTTTTTAGCCGTATGTCTATTTCTGCGTGCGTACTTTAGAGCAACACAAGACCAAAGTGAAAGACCCTGGATGTGTTCACACTCACCAGGCCTTTAGTCTCGCATGGCCAGACCACagtccacagcactgtggaggagggtctggaacgtgtgtatgttcaaaggttgttttacaTGTGCAACTGAAAactgagattggacagatagtctagctagcggtctggatttaccctgcagagacctgaggaccaggtcaccatagtcctcagattggacagatagtctagctagctgtctggatttaccctgcagagacctgaggaccaggtaaccatagtcctcagattggacagatagtctagctagctgtctggatttaccctgcagagacctgaagaccaggtaaccatagtcctcagattggacagatagtctagctagctgtctggatttaccctgcagagatctgaggagcagttagcTAGTTAGCAGTTAGATAGTTAGTCAATTTCCGGCTGCTCTGAGAAACTTGAATGGATAATTTTTCACTGTTTACTGAGACATTATAGACTAAACAACTAATCACGCATATAATttatcattaaaataatttatagtTGCAGCCCCAGAGCCTTGAAATAGTATGAAGAGGTGAAAAGAAATCTCTTTTCTCAACAAAAGAGAAACGATTTTTGGAATCTGTATTGAATCGTTTGAGCATGAACCGATTCATGAATGTGAATTGATGTTTTGACAGACCCCTACCAGATCAGTTCTATAAGTTCTCCATACAGACTTGGTGTTTGACTGTTGGGTTGTGTTCCAGGTGCTGCAGGAGGTTCTGGCCCGGGGGCGGACCGTCCTGGTGGTGACTCACCAGCTGCAGACTGTGGAGAAGGCGGATCACATCGTCTTCTTAGAGAAGGGAGCCGTCGTGGAGGAGGGGACGCACCAGGAACTCATGGCCAAGAGAGGACGCTACCATCGTCTGAAAGAGGAACTCTTCTCTGAACTCAGCTGAGAAGAGATCAGTAAATGTAGTTTTACTGTTTCTACATGAATGTTAGATGCAACAAATGTTCCTGACCTGGTAACCTGTCGATTCATCCGGGGCAGGAAGTAGCGGGTGTGTTCTGCATGTTATGTAAATATGAGCATAAATTATGTTTATGTCTTAAAAGGATTTAACTTTGTTGTTTGATGTCGTCACGCAGACAAAGgtgactttataaattataatataaaagtgggaaaaaattaccttttacactctgttagtaatcactacacacaggcctgaaatacacacatgctcaggacctgttcatgcacaaatggagagatgtcagagtgggggggctgccagtgctggacctgCACCCTGAGCGgtgggggggggtacggtgccttgcttaaAGGCACTTCTTTAGAAAGAACTGAAACTCTCATGCTCTGGTGAGCTGATACATTATCAGTATTGTTTTATAATGCAGTTTTTATGTTGTAGTATTTCATGGTGTGCCAGTTAAGCTCTGTGATAACAATCTCATAACTAAATCATAGTAGAAGAGTCCGTAATGTCCGCTTCACAGCCATGTGTCTCTAAATGTTGCTACAGCTAGCGACTTCTCATACCAAACCATGTAAGACTGAAGCTGAAGAACCACCGAGGGTTTCTAATTAAACCCGgctttgattttcttcattgGAGAGGAAGTTGATTTGTGACAAACACACCATGAACTTCCTCTTGATGATGTTTTAACTCTCTGCCCGTTCCAAAGTCCAGACTTAAACCTGAAGGTGTCCGCACCTTCCCAATCAGGACCCCTCCCCTCGGGAGATAAGGCTCGCGCTATCAGCAACGTTGTTTATCTCACTCCTTAAAACCCCATTCTTATAGTCGTGCTTTTATgtgattgttttattattgcttttattcttttatttgtatttgtaatgaAGTTTGTCTTGATTTGATTGGTCTTACTGTTTGgctttctgttgttgttgttgtaatgtcTTATGAGGGTCCCGCGTTTGGCATCTAGAGCAATGTTTTGTTCAACTgttgatcacaaaaaatgagTGTCCTGCTTTGTTGAGGTTTTGTtgaattgtttaaatattttaaagaaaatgtataaagaagttgatcacaaaaaaatgagtgtcctatttttgttttgtctgtcaaaGCCTTAGTCCGTTTAcaataagtaaaagtaaagcactttgtaaactGTTCTTAAAggggctatataaataaagtttttattatttacacaacaGTAAGCCTCCCTCCAACAGTTATCTGATAGACAAGTTAAAAATGCATATATAAAGAAAACTTAGTCAGGTGGAGCAAAGTCTAATTAGAAACTATGACATGAAATAATGCAGCAGTAAAAATATAGAAATTTAATATAACTGACACTTGTGAAGCTGTGGTGGGTCAAAGTCCCCCTGCTGAGAATCACGTGGTTTCTTCTTGTTCCTTCACGTGTGTGACCTTCACTGAACGAGACCGTCCAACACAGACAGGCTTCCACATGTCTTCTGAAGGGAAAGTCTCAATAAAACTTCCtccagtgcacacacacacacgctgagaATGGACCTTTTCACTGCATAAGAGACACAGTGTGTGCAGTTGAAAATCTTGGCATGTTTATagatttttggattttggatttttgAATGAGAGAAACGGAGTAGatgtaatttaaataatgtttaactAGTTAACACTTTTATTATTCTTAAGCGTTTCTTGCCTTCTATTTTTAGTCAATTCAATTATACTTTAATGGCCACTTGGGGGGGGAAATTGACACTGACaacgttaaaaacaacaaagcccAAAACATCAAAACCAGTCATACACAGTCATACAGTAATAAATAGGAATAATGAAAACAGAATCAATAAATAGAGAGAGCTTCAAACAACAAGGATCCAAAAGattgttgccttttttattctcttttctgtctcatGTCTGGATCTAATTAGAGGTCCTGAAGATGTCTTCCCTGCAGCGCGCGGCGTCGCCAGCAGGACGGAGCTCCGTCATGTGTCAACGCG
This sequence is a window from Etheostoma cragini isolate CJK2018 chromosome 21, CSU_Ecrag_1.0, whole genome shotgun sequence. Protein-coding genes within it:
- the tap2t gene encoding antigen peptide transporter 2; the encoded protein is MDPVSACGLFIIVFDAVLCLALWAGLVVLKCSSCGGLAGVWAFGAAKWAVLHVFTSVLTDGKPQAVLRRLVALLCLLSPVFESGRVFMAPPSEAYTGPSPNLSMLLLGLVSSSLACVVWEKTLCGDSTKTKDSTEQDAWPLLMRMLKYFKPDTFYLIAAFGFLILGVICDTYIPLYQGNVIDMLRGELLQTSFFYAVGQLALVSLGSALFSGFRGGIFMCTLTRLNRRLKHLLFHTLLQQDMHFFEENNPGRLSSRLHSDVDRMGRTVALNANVLVRSTVKTGLMLTVMLGLSWELTVLTCIEMPLLAFLQNKYITLSKELKDQMQDCHAQNKDLAFQTFSGIHTVRSFKAEKDELRRFKESLDRMCAVQRRSNIYSSVFCLMRRLVSLGIKILMLVQARGLILAGHLSIGSLVSFFLYQKPMSVNLKELLYCCGDTMSTVGVISKVFSYLDRTPQCEKTGELAPEKLEGRVVFQNVTFTYPSASEDKPALKSVSIELRPGRMTALVGPSGSGKSSCVSLLKRLYEPQGGQILLDGEPLHHYNHKYLHQKMALVSQNPVLFSGSLKYNITYGLKDCPVEKVKEAAKKANADVFISKLEEKYDTDVGECGGKLSEGQRQSIAIVRALVREPQVVILDEATSKLDVEVQHAVLQEVLARGRTVLVVTHQLQTVEKADHIVFLEKGAVVEEGTHQELMAKRGRYHRLKEELFSELS